The region GGTCGGAACAAAAGCTGCCACCAAAGGAAGCGCTACTGCGGCCAAATATCGCGACCCGAAGACCGGTGCGACTTGGTCAGGACACGGCCGTGCGCCAGGTTGGATTGCTTCGGCGAAGAACCGCGACAAGTTCTTGGTTGGCGGAAGTACGGCGACCGCGAAGGCAGTTCCTGCGAGCAAAGCGAAGGCTGCTGGCAACTATGTCCGCGGGCCGCAGCCGGCGATGTACCAGGACCCAAAGTCGGGCGCGACGTGGAGTGGACGTGGGCGCGCGCCGGCGTGGCTTGCAATCGTCAAGGACCGCAGCAAGTTTCTGATTGTAGGCGGCGCTAAAGCGGTTGTTGCGACGAATGCAACTGCCGTGAGCAAGGCGAAGGTTGCGGTGAAGAAGGCCTCGAAGGCAGTTGGTACGACTTCCACCAAGGGTCAGCCGAAAGGTCCGCAGCTGGCCAAATATCGCGACCCTAAGACGGGTGCGAGCTGGAGCGGACGTGGTCAGGCGCCTGCGTGGTTGGCTGGTGCGAAAGACCGCAGCAAGTTTCTGATTGATGGCGCCAGTGCGACGGCCGATTCGAAACCGACGGTCGCGAAGGCAGTTGCGAAGAAGGCCCCGACGGTGAAGAAAACTGCTGTCCAGAAGGCCGTGAGCGCGACGGTGCCGGCCAAGAAGGCGCCGGCGAAAAATGCGCCGCGCCAGAGCGTGGCCGTGCCCGCTCCGGTGGCCGCAGTTGAGTCTGGCGCCGAGTTGACGACCTAAACGTAGTTGTCAGGTGCCCGGTGGACCAGCGATTTTCTGGCTCCGCCGGGTACACCAAGCCGACGACGTTTTATTGCGCCTGTGCTGCCTGACGTTGCGCGGCCTGCTGTTGAGCTTCCTGTTGAGCGTGCTGCTTCGCAAGGTGCCTGCCGACCATGCAGCCACCGACCGCACCAACGACAGCGTGGTGCCCCGCATAATGCCCAGCGACCCCGCCTACCACCG is a window of Paraburkholderia sp. IMGN_8 DNA encoding:
- a CDS encoding H-NS family nucleoid-associated regulatory protein, with the protein product MATTLEAIQAKMKKLQAQADALIVKESTTVLKTIHELMEKYGLTTADIDAHAGGKQRAKKVGTKAATKGSATAAKYRDPKTGATWSGHGRAPGWIASAKNRDKFLVGGSTATAKAVPASKAKAAGNYVRGPQPAMYQDPKSGATWSGRGRAPAWLAIVKDRSKFLIVGGAKAVVATNATAVSKAKVAVKKASKAVGTTSTKGQPKGPQLAKYRDPKTGASWSGRGQAPAWLAGAKDRSKFLIDGASATADSKPTVAKAVAKKAPTVKKTAVQKAVSATVPAKKAPAKNAPRQSVAVPAPVAAVESGAELTT